One part of the Streptococcus sp. oral taxon 431 genome encodes these proteins:
- a CDS encoding class I SAM-dependent methyltransferase, producing MSKMYYAENPDAAHDVHELRVELLGQKMTFLTDAGVFSKKMIDFGSQLLLRCLDVEKGEKILDVGCGYGPIGLSLVKAYGVQATMVDINNRALDLAQQNAMKNKVQATIFQSNIYEQVEGQFDHVISNPPIRAGKQVVHEIIEKSIDFLVDGGDLTIVIQKKQGAPSAKSKMEDVFGNCEVVKKDKGYYILRSVKE from the coding sequence ATGAGTAAAATGTATTATGCAGAAAATCCAGACGCAGCCCATGATGTTCATGAGCTTAGAGTTGAGCTACTTGGGCAAAAGATGACCTTTTTGACGGATGCAGGTGTCTTTAGCAAAAAAATGATTGACTTTGGAAGTCAGTTGTTGTTAAGATGCCTTGATGTTGAAAAAGGTGAAAAAATTCTTGATGTTGGTTGTGGCTATGGTCCAATAGGTTTGTCTTTGGTTAAGGCTTATGGTGTCCAAGCGACAATGGTGGATATCAATAACCGTGCTCTGGATTTAGCCCAGCAAAATGCAATGAAAAACAAGGTTCAAGCGACTATCTTCCAGTCTAATATTTATGAGCAGGTAGAAGGACAATTTGACCATGTCATTTCGAATCCTCCTATACGTGCTGGCAAGCAAGTAGTCCACGAAATCATCGAAAAAAGTATAGACTTTTTAGTAGATGGTGGAGATTTGACTATTGTTATCCAGAAAAAACAAGGAGCCCCAAGTGCCAAAAGTAAGATGGAAGACGTATTTGGCAATTGTGAGGTTGTAAAGAAAGATAAGGGATATTACATCCTTAGAAGTGTAAAAGAATGA
- a CDS encoding ABC transporter permease, translated as MSKKLQQISVPLISVILGILLGAIVMWIFGYDAIWGYEELFYTAFGSVRGIGEIFRAMGPLVLIALGFAVASRAGFFNVGLPGQALAGWVMSGWFALSNPDLPRPLLILATVVIALVAGGIVGAIPGILRAYLGTSEVIVTIMMNYIVLYTSNAFIHSFPKDIMQSTDSSIRVSANATYQTPWLAELTGNSRMNIGIFFAIIAVAVIWFLLKKTTLGFEIRAVGLNPNASEYAGISAKRTIILSMIISGALAGLGGAVEGLGTFQNVYVQGSSLAIGFNGMAVSLLAANSPIGILFAAFLFGVLQVGAPGMNAAQVPSELVSIVTASIIFFVSVHYIIERFVKPRKQLKGGK; from the coding sequence ATGTCTAAAAAATTACAACAAATTTCGGTTCCCTTGATTTCTGTTATCCTTGGAATCTTGCTTGGAGCCATCGTCATGTGGATTTTTGGCTACGATGCTATTTGGGGTTATGAAGAGTTGTTCTACACAGCCTTCGGTAGTGTTCGTGGGATCGGTGAAATTTTCCGTGCCATGGGGCCATTAGTCTTGATTGCTCTTGGATTTGCAGTTGCCAGTCGTGCAGGCTTCTTTAACGTTGGTCTTCCAGGACAAGCACTCGCTGGTTGGGTTATGAGTGGTTGGTTCGCTCTTTCAAATCCAGATTTACCACGTCCATTGTTGATTCTTGCGACAGTTGTCATTGCGCTGGTTGCTGGAGGAATTGTTGGTGCCATTCCTGGTATTTTAAGAGCCTATCTTGGAACATCTGAAGTTATCGTAACCATCATGATGAACTACATTGTTCTCTATACAAGTAATGCCTTTATCCACTCTTTCCCTAAAGATATTATGCAAAGTACAGACTCATCAATCCGAGTAAGTGCAAACGCAACTTATCAAACACCTTGGCTTGCTGAGTTAACAGGAAACTCTCGTATGAATATTGGGATTTTCTTTGCCATCATTGCAGTTGCAGTTATCTGGTTCTTGCTTAAGAAGACAACTCTCGGTTTTGAAATCCGTGCAGTTGGTCTCAATCCAAATGCTTCTGAATACGCAGGTATTTCAGCTAAACGCACCATCATCCTATCAATGATTATCTCAGGTGCCCTTGCAGGTCTAGGTGGAGCAGTAGAAGGACTTGGGACCTTCCAAAACGTTTATGTCCAAGGTTCATCATTGGCGATTGGCTTTAACGGAATGGCGGTTAGTCTACTTGCTGCAAACTCACCAATTGGAATTCTCTTTGCAGCCTTCTTGTTCGGAGTGCTTCAAGTTGGAGCCCCTGGTATGAATGCAGCACAAGTACCATCAGAGCTTGTAAGTATCGTTACAGCCTCAATTATCTTCTTTGTCAGCGTTCACTACATCATCGAGCGCTTTGTCAAACCAAGAAAACAACTTAAAGGAGGTAAATAA
- the deoC gene encoding deoxyribose-phosphate aldolase — protein sequence MKLNKYIDHTLLKQDATEEQIDRLLSEAKDYDFASVCVNPCWVSHAKAGLTDTDVKVCTVVGFPLGATTSAVKAYETKEAIQNGADEIDMVINVGALKSGNAAVVESDIRAVVEASGDKLVKVIIEACLLTDEEKVLACQLAQKAGADFVKTSTGFSTGGATLPDVQLMRQIVGPDMGVKAAGGARSYADAVAFVEAGATRIGTSSGVAILKGELADGDY from the coding sequence ATGAAATTAAATAAATACATTGATCATACGCTTTTAAAACAAGATGCAACAGAAGAACAAATCGATCGTTTGTTATCTGAAGCTAAAGACTATGATTTTGCCAGTGTTTGTGTCAATCCTTGCTGGGTTTCTCATGCAAAAGCTGGTCTAACAGATACTGATGTCAAGGTTTGTACAGTTGTAGGATTCCCTCTTGGAGCTACAACTTCAGCAGTCAAAGCTTATGAAACCAAAGAAGCAATCCAAAATGGTGCTGACGAAATTGATATGGTTATCAATGTTGGTGCACTCAAATCAGGAAATGCTGCAGTAGTTGAGTCAGACATTCGAGCTGTTGTTGAAGCAAGCGGAGATAAACTCGTTAAGGTTATTATCGAGGCTTGTTTGTTAACTGATGAAGAAAAAGTTCTAGCTTGTCAGCTAGCTCAGAAAGCAGGAGCAGACTTTGTCAAGACGTCAACAGGTTTCTCAACAGGTGGTGCAACTTTGCCAGATGTTCAATTAATGCGTCAGATAGTTGGTCCTGATATGGGGGTCAAAGCAGCTGGTGGAGCTCGTTCTTATGCAGATGCAGTTGCCTTTGTTGAAGCTGGAGCTACTCGTATCGGAACATCTTCTGGCGTAGCAATCTTAAAAGGAGAGTTAGCAGATGGCGACTACTGA
- a CDS encoding pyrimidine-nucleoside phosphorylase: MRAVDLIQKKRDGQELSSNEIQWLIEGYVAGTVPDYQMSAFAMAVYFQGMTTREISDLTMNMVKTGQEFDLSAINGVKVDKHSTGGVGDKVTLILAPLVASFDVPVAKMSGRGLGHTGGTIDKLESIKGFQIEQSQDEFIKQVQDIGVSVIGQSDQLVKADKLLYALRDVTATVDTIPLIASSVMSKKIAAGADAILLDVTVGEGAFMKTVDEARQLAQTMVNLGKAVGRKTVAVITDMSQPLGRAIGNRLEILEALEILQGKGRQDISHFICELAQIMLSLANVEKTIEVVRQHLENGKALKKFEEMVLAQGGDLEDLYRPVKVDHVVDIPAQEDGLIAELPAMEFGLFAMRLGAGRAVKTDALDYETGIVFEKKVGESVKKGEIVAKVYTNGKISPELVTDFQNYVKIKISDEAIKTREIIEIIS, translated from the coding sequence ATGAGAGCAGTAGATCTAATCCAGAAAAAAAGAGACGGGCAAGAACTCAGTTCGAACGAAATCCAATGGTTGATTGAAGGCTATGTCGCAGGAACTGTTCCTGACTACCAGATGTCAGCATTTGCCATGGCAGTTTACTTCCAAGGAATGACCACGAGAGAAATTTCTGATTTAACCATGAATATGGTTAAGACAGGCCAGGAGTTTGATTTGTCTGCTATAAATGGTGTGAAGGTTGATAAACACTCTACGGGTGGTGTTGGTGACAAGGTAACTTTAATCCTAGCACCATTGGTAGCTAGTTTTGATGTCCCAGTGGCCAAGATGAGTGGTAGAGGTTTGGGGCATACCGGTGGTACTATCGATAAATTAGAATCCATCAAAGGTTTTCAGATTGAACAAAGTCAGGATGAATTTATCAAACAAGTTCAAGATATTGGGGTTTCAGTTATTGGTCAGTCGGATCAACTAGTTAAGGCGGATAAGCTTCTCTATGCCCTTCGTGATGTGACAGCAACAGTGGATACTATTCCCTTGATTGCTAGTTCGGTCATGAGTAAAAAAATTGCAGCTGGAGCTGATGCTATCTTACTTGATGTAACAGTGGGTGAAGGTGCCTTTATGAAGACAGTTGATGAGGCACGCCAACTGGCTCAAACCATGGTAAACCTTGGTAAGGCTGTAGGTCGTAAGACAGTAGCAGTTATTACTGATATGAGTCAACCTTTGGGACGTGCCATTGGTAATCGTTTAGAAATCCTAGAAGCTCTGGAAATTCTTCAAGGTAAAGGCCGTCAAGATATTAGCCACTTTATCTGTGAGTTGGCCCAGATTATGTTATCATTAGCAAATGTTGAAAAAACTATTGAGGTAGTAAGGCAACATCTTGAAAATGGTAAGGCTCTCAAGAAATTTGAAGAGATGGTTCTAGCTCAGGGTGGAGACCTAGAAGACCTCTATCGTCCAGTAAAAGTTGACCATGTAGTTGATATTCCTGCTCAAGAAGACGGACTTATCGCAGAACTTCCAGCCATGGAGTTTGGTCTTTTTGCTATGAGATTGGGTGCTGGTCGTGCCGTTAAAACAGATGCTCTTGACTATGAGACAGGTATCGTTTTTGAGAAGAAAGTTGGAGAATCAGTCAAAAAGGGTGAAATTGTCGCAAAAGTATATACAAATGGGAAAATTTCTCCGGAACTAGTTACAGATTTCCAAAATTATGTTAAAATTAAGATAAGTGATGAAGCGATAAAAACGCGTGAAATCATTGAAATCATCTCCTAA
- the plsY gene encoding glycerol-3-phosphate 1-O-acyltransferase PlsY — protein MMTIVLLILAYLLGSIPSGLWIGQIFFKINLREHGSGNTGTTNTFRILGKKAGMATFVIDFFKGTIATLLPLIFHVQGVSPLVFGLLAVIGHTFPVFAGFKGGKAVATSAGVIFGFAPLFCLYLAVVFFGTLYLGSMISLSSVTAALAAVLGVILFPLIGFLLPSYDLLFVAIILALAGLIIIRHKDNINRIRNKTENLVPWGLNLTHQEPKQ, from the coding sequence ATGATGACAATAGTATTATTAATTTTAGCTTATTTATTGGGTTCTATCCCTTCAGGACTGTGGATTGGGCAAATCTTCTTTAAGATCAATCTAAGAGAACATGGTTCAGGTAATACTGGAACGACCAATACCTTTCGTATTTTAGGTAAGAAAGCGGGTATGGCAACCTTCGTGATTGACTTTTTCAAAGGAACCATCGCAACCTTGCTTCCACTTATCTTTCATGTTCAAGGTGTTTCACCTCTAGTCTTTGGCCTTTTAGCTGTGATTGGGCATACCTTCCCGGTATTTGCAGGATTTAAAGGAGGAAAGGCTGTCGCAACTAGTGCTGGAGTCATTTTCGGATTTGCTCCTCTATTTTGCCTCTATCTAGCAGTTGTCTTCTTTGGAACTCTATATCTAGGAAGCATGATTTCTCTCTCTAGTGTTACTGCTGCTCTCGCAGCTGTACTTGGGGTGATCCTCTTTCCGCTTATCGGTTTCCTACTGCCAAGTTACGATTTATTATTCGTAGCGATTATCCTAGCTCTCGCAGGTTTAATTATTATCCGCCACAAAGATAATATCAATCGTATTCGTAATAAAACAGAAAATCTTGTTCCCTGGGGCTTAAACCTCACACACCAAGAACCTAAACAATAA
- a CDS encoding BMP family lipoprotein, producing MNKKQWLGLGLVAVAAFGLAACGNRSSRNAASSSSDVKTKAAIVTDTGGVDDKSFNQSAWEGLQAWGKEHNLAKDKGYTYFQSTSEADYANNLNQAAGSYNLIFGVGFALHNAVEEAAKEHADLNYVLIDDVIKDQKNVASVTFADNEAAYLAGVAAAKTTKTKQVGFVGGMESEVISRFAAGFKAGVESVDPSIKVQVDYAGSFGDAAKGKTIAAAQYAAGADVIYQAAGGTGAGVFSEAKSLNESKNEGEKVWVIGVDRDQVDEGKYTSKDGKESNFVLASTLKQVGTTVQDIANKAEKGEFPGGQVIVYSLKDKGVDLVTTNLSEEGKKAVEDAKAKILDGSIKVPEK from the coding sequence ATGAACAAGAAACAATGGCTAGGCCTTGGTCTAGTTGCAGTAGCAGCATTTGGACTTGCTGCATGTGGTAATCGCTCTTCTCGTAACGCAGCTTCATCTTCTTCTGATGTGAAGACTAAAGCAGCTATCGTTACAGATACTGGTGGTGTTGATGATAAATCATTCAACCAATCAGCTTGGGAAGGTCTTCAAGCTTGGGGTAAAGAGCACAATCTTGCAAAAGATAAAGGATACACATACTTCCAATCAACAAGTGAAGCTGACTACGCTAACAACTTGAACCAAGCAGCAGGAAGCTACAACTTGATCTTCGGTGTTGGTTTTGCCCTTCACAATGCAGTTGAAGAAGCAGCGAAAGAACATGCAGATTTGAACTATGTTTTGATCGACGATGTGATTAAAGATCAAAAGAACGTAGCAAGCGTAACATTTGCTGATAACGAAGCAGCTTACCTTGCAGGTGTAGCAGCAGCTAAAACTACTAAAACAAAACAAGTTGGTTTTGTAGGTGGTATGGAATCTGAAGTTATTTCTCGTTTCGCAGCTGGTTTCAAAGCTGGTGTTGAGTCAGTTGACCCATCTATCAAAGTACAAGTAGACTACGCTGGTTCATTTGGTGATGCTGCTAAAGGTAAAACAATCGCTGCAGCTCAATACGCTGCAGGTGCAGACGTAATCTACCAAGCAGCTGGTGGTACTGGTGCAGGTGTCTTCTCAGAAGCTAAATCTTTGAATGAAAGCAAAAACGAAGGCGAAAAAGTTTGGGTTATCGGTGTAGACCGTGACCAAGTTGACGAAGGTAAATATACTTCTAAAGACGGTAAAGAATCAAACTTCGTACTTGCTTCTACTTTGAAACAAGTCGGAACAACAGTTCAAGATATCGCAAACAAAGCTGAAAAAGGTGAATTCCCTGGCGGTCAAGTGATCGTTTACTCATTGAAGGATAAAGGGGTTGATCTAGTAACAACTAACCTTTCTGAAGAAGGTAAAAAAGCTGTTGAAGATGCAAAAGCTAAAATCCTAGATGGCAGCATCAAAGTTCCTGAAAAATAA
- a CDS encoding ABC transporter ATP-binding protein: MAHENVIEMREITKVFGEFVANDKINLELRKGEIHALLGENGAGKSTLMNMLAGLLEPTSGEIVVNGQVVKLDSPSKAASLGIGMVHQHFMLVEAFTVAENIILGSELTKNGVLDIARATREILELSERYGLAVDPSAKVADISVGAQQRVEILKTLYRGADILIFDEPTAVLTPSEIDELMAIMKNLVKEGKSIILITHKLDEIRAVSDRVTVIRRGKSIETVEIAGATNADLAEMMVGRSVSFKTEKQAPQPKEVVLSIKDLVVNENRGVPAVKNLSLDVRAGEIVGIAGIDGNGQSELIQAITGLRKIESGSVELKGQSIVGLHPRQITELSVGHVPEDRHRDGLVLEMMISENIALQTYYKEPLSKKGILNYTNIIDYAKKLMQEFDVRAASEIVPASALSGGNQQKAIIAREIDRNPDLLIVSQPTRGLDVGAIEYIHKRLIQERDNGKAVLVVSFELDEILNVSDRIAVIHDGKIQGIVTPETTNKQELGVLMAGGELEKGEE; encoded by the coding sequence ATGGCACACGAAAATGTCATTGAGATGCGTGAAATTACCAAAGTTTTCGGTGAATTTGTCGCTAACGACAAGATTAACCTTGAACTTCGTAAAGGTGAAATCCATGCACTTTTAGGAGAAAATGGAGCTGGGAAGTCCACTCTTATGAACATGCTAGCAGGGCTTCTAGAACCAACTAGTGGTGAAATTGTGGTCAACGGTCAAGTTGTAAAACTAGACTCGCCATCAAAAGCCGCTAGCCTAGGGATTGGAATGGTTCACCAACACTTTATGTTGGTAGAGGCTTTCACTGTTGCTGAGAATATTATTTTAGGAAGTGAATTGACTAAAAATGGTGTCCTAGATATTGCTCGAGCAACTCGAGAAATTCTTGAATTATCAGAGCGTTATGGTCTTGCTGTGGATCCTTCTGCCAAAGTAGCAGATATCTCTGTTGGTGCTCAACAACGTGTTGAAATCCTAAAGACACTTTATCGTGGTGCCGATATTCTCATCTTTGATGAACCAACGGCCGTTTTGACGCCATCAGAAATCGATGAGTTGATGGCCATCATGAAGAACCTGGTCAAAGAAGGTAAATCAATTATCTTGATTACCCATAAGTTGGATGAGATTCGCGCAGTATCTGATCGTGTTACAGTTATCCGTCGTGGTAAATCTATCGAAACAGTTGAGATTGCTGGTGCGACTAACGCTGACTTGGCAGAAATGATGGTAGGGCGTTCAGTTTCCTTCAAAACTGAGAAGCAAGCACCACAACCTAAAGAAGTCGTTCTTTCCATCAAAGACTTGGTTGTTAATGAAAACCGTGGCGTTCCTGCTGTTAAAAATCTTTCACTCGATGTTCGAGCTGGTGAGATTGTCGGAATTGCGGGTATTGATGGAAATGGTCAATCTGAATTAATCCAAGCTATCACAGGACTTCGTAAGATTGAATCTGGTAGCGTAGAGTTGAAAGGCCAGTCCATTGTAGGATTGCATCCACGTCAAATTACCGAACTGAGCGTTGGTCACGTTCCTGAAGACCGTCATCGTGATGGTCTGGTTTTGGAAATGATGATTTCTGAAAATATCGCTCTTCAAACCTACTATAAAGAACCTCTTAGCAAAAAGGGAATTTTAAATTATACGAATATCATTGACTATGCAAAAAAATTGATGCAAGAGTTTGATGTTCGCGCTGCTAGCGAGATTGTTCCAGCTTCAGCCCTTTCTGGAGGAAATCAACAAAAAGCAATCATCGCTCGTGAGATTGATCGAAATCCTGATCTCCTCATCGTAAGCCAACCAACTCGTGGTTTGGACGTCGGTGCTATTGAGTACATTCACAAACGCTTGATTCAAGAACGTGATAATGGGAAAGCTGTCCTTGTAGTCAGTTTTGAACTAGATGAGATTCTAAATGTCTCAGATAGAATCGCTGTTATCCATGATGGTAAGATTCAAGGAATCGTAACACCAGAAACAACCAACAAGCAAGAACTTGGTGTCTTGATGGCTGGTGGTGAATTGGAAAAAGGAGAAGAGTGA
- a CDS encoding cytidine deaminase has product MATTELIDLAIETSKNAYVPYSHFPIGAVLVAKDGSVYTGCNIENASYPLTNCGERTAIFKAVSEGQREFSELIVYGQTEKPISPCGACRQVMVEFFEQDLKVTLVAKDKSTVEMTVGELLPYSFTDLH; this is encoded by the coding sequence ATGGCGACTACTGAGTTGATTGACTTAGCGATTGAGACTAGTAAAAATGCCTATGTTCCTTATTCACATTTTCCGATTGGAGCTGTTTTGGTTGCCAAGGACGGCAGTGTTTATACAGGATGCAATATTGAAAATGCTAGCTACCCCTTGACCAACTGTGGCGAAAGAACTGCAATCTTTAAGGCGGTTTCTGAAGGACAACGAGAGTTTTCAGAATTGATTGTCTATGGTCAAACTGAGAAACCTATTTCTCCTTGCGGAGCTTGTCGCCAAGTCATGGTCGAATTTTTTGAACAAGATCTAAAGGTGACTCTAGTTGCCAAAGATAAATCGACGGTCGAGATGACGGTCGGGGAATTACTTCCATACTCATTTACAGACTTGCATTAG
- a CDS encoding ABC transporter permease: protein MSITTMLTLMVSSMLIYSAPLIFTSIGGVFSERGGVVNVGLEGIMVMGAFSGVVFNLEFAQDLGALTPWLALLVGGLVGAIFSLIHAVATVHFRADHVVSGTVLNLMAPALAVFLVKVLYNKGQTDNLTQTFGRFDFPLLANIPVIGDIFFKSTSLLGYLAIAFSFLAWFVLFKTRFGLRLRSVGEHPQAADTLGINVYKMRYLGVVISGFLGGIGGAIYAQSISVNFSVTTIVGPGFIALAAMIFGKWNPVGAMLSSLFFGLSQSLAVIGSQLPFLQGVPAVYLQIAPYLLTIVVLAAFFGKAVAPKADGINYIKSK from the coding sequence ATGTCGATTACAACAATGTTAACCCTTATGGTTTCTTCAATGTTGATTTATTCAGCACCACTTATTTTCACAAGTATCGGAGGCGTTTTCTCTGAACGTGGGGGAGTTGTTAACGTTGGACTTGAAGGAATCATGGTTATGGGTGCCTTTTCTGGAGTTGTGTTTAATCTTGAATTTGCACAGGATTTGGGAGCATTAACTCCTTGGTTGGCTTTGCTAGTTGGTGGATTAGTTGGAGCTATCTTCTCTCTCATTCACGCAGTGGCTACAGTTCATTTCCGTGCTGACCATGTTGTCAGTGGTACCGTACTTAACTTGATGGCGCCAGCCTTGGCTGTTTTCTTAGTCAAAGTGCTTTATAACAAGGGACAAACGGATAACTTAACGCAAACTTTTGGACGTTTTGATTTCCCTCTTTTGGCTAATATCCCAGTTATCGGAGATATCTTCTTCAAGTCAACAAGTTTACTTGGTTACCTAGCAATTGCCTTTTCATTCTTAGCGTGGTTTGTCCTTTTTAAAACTCGCTTTGGACTTCGCCTCCGTTCAGTTGGTGAACACCCACAAGCAGCAGATACTTTGGGGATTAATGTCTACAAGATGAGATATCTTGGAGTTGTGATTTCAGGTTTCCTTGGAGGAATCGGTGGAGCTATCTACGCTCAGTCAATTTCCGTTAACTTCTCAGTTACTACCATCGTTGGACCTGGATTTATCGCACTTGCTGCTATGATTTTCGGTAAGTGGAATCCTGTTGGAGCTATGCTTTCAAGTCTCTTCTTCGGACTATCACAAAGTTTGGCGGTTATCGGTTCTCAACTTCCTTTCTTGCAAGGAGTTCCAGCCGTTTACTTGCAAATTGCACCATATCTCTTGACCATCGTCGTCCTAGCAGCCTTCTTTGGTAAAGCAGTTGCACCGAAGGCAGATGGTATCAACTATATCAAATCTAAATAA